A stretch of Pseudomonas sp. LRP2-20 DNA encodes these proteins:
- a CDS encoding AsmA family protein — protein sequence MTRPARILVWTLTTLLTLLAILVVIIATFDWNRVKPLLNEKVSEALHRPFAINGNLAVHWRTEPEEGGWRAWVPWPHFIAEDLTLGNPDWLKEPQMVGLERVEFRLAPLPLVFQQISIPRIDLTRPTASLTRLADGRANWTFDFGPKDDNEQPSKWQLDIGAIGFDQGNVSFDDQTLKTSMKVQIDPLGKPIPFSEIVGKASAEKAGGAQDYAFGLKAQGRYKGQPVSGTGKIGGLLALQDASQPFPLQADVRIADTHVRLAGTLTDPRNLGALDLRLRLSGASLGNLYPLTGVTLPDTPAYSTDGRLSANLHAAEGATFNYQGFNGKIGDSDIHGDLAFVASQPRPKLSGNLVSNQLLFKDLAPLIGADSNAEQKARGGASKQPADKVLPVEEFRTERWRAMDADVSFAGKRIVHSEKLPFNDLSAHVILDDGLLRLEPLRFGVAGGSLASNIRLDGRNVPLQGSAQLTARGFKLKQLFPGFAPMQTSFGELNGDADISGRGNSVAALLGTANGNLRLLINDGAISRSLMEIAGLNVGNYVVGKLFGDEDVKINCAAADVGIKDGLATTRLFIFDTENAIIYINGTANFASEQLDLKINPESKGLRLFSLRSPLYVRGPFAKPSAGVQAVPLALRGAGMVALGVVAGPAAGLLALVAPSSGDEPNQCTPLLQQMKAGKAPAAVKKQK from the coding sequence ATGACGCGTCCCGCCAGAATCCTCGTCTGGACCTTAACCACCTTGTTGACCCTCCTGGCGATCCTGGTCGTGATAATCGCCACTTTCGACTGGAACCGCGTCAAGCCGTTGCTCAACGAGAAAGTGTCCGAGGCCTTGCACCGGCCGTTCGCGATCAATGGCAACCTCGCCGTCCACTGGCGCACCGAGCCGGAAGAAGGCGGCTGGCGCGCCTGGGTGCCGTGGCCGCACTTCATTGCCGAAGACCTGACCCTGGGCAACCCCGACTGGCTGAAGGAGCCGCAGATGGTCGGCCTTGAGCGGGTGGAGTTCCGCCTGGCGCCACTGCCACTGGTATTCCAGCAGATCAGCATCCCGCGCATCGACCTGACCAGGCCAACCGCCAGCCTGACGCGGCTGGCCGATGGCCGTGCCAACTGGACCTTCGACTTCGGGCCAAAGGACGACAACGAGCAACCGTCCAAGTGGCAGCTGGACATCGGTGCCATCGGCTTCGACCAGGGCAATGTCAGCTTCGACGACCAGACGTTGAAAACCAGCATGAAGGTGCAGATCGACCCGCTCGGCAAACCGATCCCGTTCAGCGAAATCGTCGGCAAGGCCAGTGCGGAGAAGGCTGGAGGTGCCCAGGATTATGCGTTCGGGCTCAAAGCTCAGGGTCGTTACAAAGGCCAGCCGGTATCCGGCACTGGCAAGATCGGCGGCCTGCTGGCGTTGCAGGACGCCAGCCAGCCGTTCCCGTTGCAGGCAGACGTACGCATCGCCGATACCCATGTGCGGCTCGCCGGCACTCTGACCGACCCGCGCAACCTCGGCGCGCTGGACCTGCGCTTGCGCCTGTCCGGTGCCAGTCTGGGCAACCTCTACCCGCTGACCGGTGTGACGCTGCCAGACACCCCGGCCTATTCCACCGATGGCCGGCTCAGCGCCAACCTGCATGCAGCCGAAGGCGCCACCTTCAATTACCAGGGCTTCAACGGCAAGATCGGCGACAGTGACATCCATGGTGACCTGGCCTTCGTCGCCAGCCAGCCACGCCCCAAGCTGTCCGGCAACCTGGTGTCCAACCAGCTGCTGTTCAAGGACCTGGCGCCGCTGATCGGCGCCGACTCCAATGCCGAGCAGAAAGCCCGCGGCGGTGCCAGCAAGCAGCCGGCCGACAAAGTGCTGCCGGTGGAGGAGTTTCGCACCGAACGCTGGCGTGCCATGGATGCCGACGTCAGCTTTGCCGGCAAGCGCATCGTGCACAGCGAAAAGCTGCCATTCAACGACCTGTCCGCCCACGTGATCCTCGATGACGGCCTGTTGCGTCTTGAGCCGCTGCGATTTGGCGTGGCCGGTGGCAGCCTGGCGTCCAACATCCGCCTGGATGGCCGCAACGTGCCGCTGCAGGGCAGCGCCCAGCTGACCGCGCGTGGCTTCAAGCTCAAGCAGCTGTTCCCAGGTTTCGCGCCGATGCAGACCAGTTTCGGCGAACTCAACGGCGATGCCGACATCAGTGGCCGTGGCAACTCGGTGGCGGCGTTGCTGGGCACAGCCAATGGCAACCTGCGGCTACTGATCAATGATGGCGCCATCAGCCGCAGCCTGATGGAGATCGCCGGGCTTAATGTGGGTAATTATGTGGTTGGCAAGCTGTTCGGCGACGAGGACGTGAAAATCAACTGCGCGGCGGCGGACGTGGGGATCAAGGACGGGCTGGCGACCACGCGACTGTTCATCTTCGACACCGAGAACGCGATCATCTACATCAACGGCACGGCCAACTTTGCCAGTGAGCAGCTGGACCTGAAGATCAACCCGGAATCCAAAGGCCTGCGGTTGTTCTCGTTGCGTTCACCACTGTACGTACGGGGGCCGTTTGCCAAACCCAGTGCCGGGGTGCAGGCGGTGCCGCTGGCGTTGCGTGGGGCGGGGATGGTGGCATTGGGGGTGGTGGCCGGGCCGGCTGCCGGGTTGCTGGCGCTGGTGGCGCCCAGCAGTGGTGATGAGCCCAACCAGTGCACGCCGTTGCTGCAGCAGATGAAAGCCGGCAAGGCGCCGGCTGCGGTGAAAAAGCAGAAATAG
- a CDS encoding phage infection protein, with protein MKRTLLSLTLSILAANAFALPAADQHLTAESRSSAAEVAQPLKTVAEGGSDRLIERSGRVAEGGSDRLIERSGRVAEGGSDRLIERSGRVAEGGSDRLIERSGRVAEGGSDRLIERSGRVAEGGSDRLIERSGRVAEGGSDRLIERSGRVAEGGSDRLIERSGRVAEGGSDRLVAISHVS; from the coding sequence ATGAAACGCACTCTGCTGTCCCTGACCCTGTCCATTCTTGCTGCCAATGCCTTCGCCCTGCCTGCGGCAGACCAGCACCTGACTGCCGAATCGCGCTCTAGCGCCGCTGAAGTCGCCCAACCGCTGAAAACTGTTGCCGAAGGTGGTTCGGACCGCCTGATCGAACGCAGTGGCCGTGTCGCAGAAGGTGGCTCTGATCGCCTGATCGAACGCAGTGGCCGTGTTGCCGAAGGTGGCTCCGACCGCCTGATCGAACGCAGTGGCCGTGTCGCAGAAGGTGGCTCTGATCGCCTGATCGAACGCAGTGGCCGTGTTGCCGAAGGTGGCTCCGACCGCCTGATCGAACGCAGTGGCCGTGTTGCCGAAGGTGGCTCCGACCGCCTGATCGAACGCAGTGGCCGTGTTGCCGAAGGTGGCTCCGACCGCCTGATCGAACGCAGTGGCCGTGTTGCCGAAGGTGGCTCCGACCGCCTGATCGAACGCAGTGGCCGCGTAGCTGAAGGTGGCTCTGATCGCCTGGTTGCAATCAGTCATGTGAGCTGA
- a CDS encoding bacterioferritin, which yields MSNVELTDVQTLRARARQHVEQGAVTEGYHADRKEILRLLNESLATELVCVLRYKRHYFMASGIKASVAASEFLEHANQEAEHADKLAERIVQLGGEPDFNPDNLTKNSHAQYVAGSSLKEMVLEDLVAERIAIDSYREIIQYIGDKDPTTRRIFEDILAQEEEHADDMSDLLQGL from the coding sequence ATGAGCAACGTTGAACTGACCGATGTGCAAACCCTGCGCGCGCGTGCCCGTCAGCACGTCGAGCAAGGCGCGGTGACCGAGGGCTACCATGCCGACCGCAAGGAAATCCTGCGCCTGCTCAACGAGTCGCTGGCCACCGAGCTGGTCTGCGTGCTGCGCTACAAGCGCCATTACTTCATGGCCAGCGGAATCAAGGCCAGCGTGGCGGCCAGCGAATTCCTCGAACATGCGAACCAGGAAGCCGAGCACGCCGACAAACTGGCAGAGCGCATCGTGCAGCTGGGCGGCGAGCCGGACTTCAACCCGGACAACCTCACCAAGAATTCCCATGCGCAGTATGTGGCGGGCAGTTCGCTGAAGGAGATGGTGCTGGAGGACCTGGTGGCTGAGCGGATCGCCATCGACAGCTATCGCGAGATCATTCAGTACATTGGCGATAAAGACCCGACTACCCGGCGGATCTTCGAAGACATCCTCGCCCAGGAAGAAGAGCACGCGGACGACATGTCCGATCTGCTTCAAGGGCTTTAA
- a CDS encoding TetR family transcriptional regulator, translating into MLPRAEQKLQTRQALLDAACQLMESGRGFGSISLREVAKAAGIVPTGFYRHFSDMDALGLALVAEVDATFRQTIRLVRHNEFELGGITDASVRIFLDVVAANRAQFLFLAREQYGGSQAVRQAIARLRQDISDDLATDLARMKRWQHLDGAALAVMADLVVKTVFATLPELIDSPEPGYPQVLSAREKITQQLRFIFVGARHWQGLGNPS; encoded by the coding sequence ATGCTGCCGCGCGCCGAACAGAAGCTACAGACCCGCCAAGCCCTGCTGGACGCCGCCTGCCAGCTCATGGAGAGTGGCCGTGGTTTTGGCAGCATCAGCCTGCGCGAAGTGGCCAAGGCAGCAGGCATCGTACCGACCGGCTTCTATCGCCACTTTTCCGACATGGATGCCCTGGGCCTGGCGCTGGTGGCCGAAGTCGACGCCACGTTCCGCCAGACCATCCGCCTGGTGCGGCATAACGAATTCGAACTCGGTGGCATCACCGATGCTTCCGTGCGCATCTTCCTCGACGTGGTCGCCGCCAACCGCGCCCAATTTCTGTTCCTCGCCCGCGAGCAGTACGGCGGCTCTCAAGCCGTGCGCCAGGCCATCGCCCGCCTGCGCCAGGACATCAGCGACGACCTGGCCACCGACCTGGCGCGAATGAAGCGCTGGCAGCACCTGGACGGTGCGGCACTGGCGGTCATGGCCGACCTGGTGGTGAAGACCGTGTTCGCCACCCTGCCGGAGCTGATCGACAGCCCGGAGCCGGGTTATCCACAGGTGCTGAGCGCCCGGGAAAAGATCACCCAGCAGCTGCGCTTCATTTTCGTCGGCGCACGGCACTGGCAAGGGCTGGGTAACCCCAGCTGA
- the livM gene encoding high-affinity branched-chain amino acid ABC transporter permease LivM, with protein MSIAKIASASETKGFDLKRSLLETIVAGLLALIVFGPIVGVVLDGYTFNAEPRRVAWLVGGVMLGRFLLSLYVQTAAGRRMLEGFDSGGSGVHVNSPDYKSRLRYIIPALVVIAIIFPVFANKYLLTVVILGLIYVLLGLGLNIVVGLAGLLDLGYVAFYAIGAYGLALGYQYLGLGFWSVLPLAAIAAALAGCILGFPVLRMHGDYLAIVTLGFGEIIRLVLNNWLSFTGGPNGMPAPSPTFFGLEFGRRAKDGGVPIHEFLGIDYNANLKFVFIYVVLFIVVLAVLYIKHRLTRMPVGRAWEALREDEIACRSMGLNHVLVKLSAFTLGASTAGLAGVFFATYQGFVNPSSFTFFESALILAIVVLGGMGSTVGVVIAAFVLTVAPELLRSFSEYRVLLFGVLMVLMMIWRPRGLIRISRTGVTPRKGVAP; from the coding sequence AAGATTGCTTCTGCCTCTGAAACCAAAGGTTTCGATCTCAAGCGCAGCTTGCTCGAGACCATCGTCGCCGGCCTGCTGGCGCTCATCGTGTTCGGCCCGATCGTCGGCGTGGTACTCGACGGCTACACCTTCAACGCCGAACCTCGCCGGGTGGCGTGGCTGGTCGGTGGGGTGATGCTCGGGCGCTTCCTGCTCAGCCTCTACGTGCAGACCGCCGCCGGGCGGCGCATGCTCGAAGGCTTCGACAGCGGCGGGTCGGGCGTGCATGTCAACTCGCCGGACTACAAGTCGCGGTTGCGCTACATCATCCCGGCGCTGGTGGTGATCGCCATCATCTTCCCGGTGTTCGCCAACAAGTACCTGCTGACGGTGGTCATCCTCGGCCTCATCTACGTGTTGCTGGGCCTGGGCCTGAACATCGTGGTCGGCCTCGCCGGGCTGCTCGACCTGGGTTATGTGGCGTTCTACGCCATTGGTGCCTACGGCCTGGCGCTGGGTTACCAGTACCTGGGCCTGGGCTTCTGGAGCGTGCTGCCGCTGGCGGCCATCGCTGCGGCGCTGGCGGGGTGCATCCTCGGCTTCCCGGTACTACGGATGCACGGTGACTACCTGGCGATCGTGACCCTGGGGTTCGGCGAGATCATCCGCCTGGTGCTGAACAACTGGCTGTCCTTCACCGGCGGCCCGAACGGCATGCCTGCGCCGTCGCCGACCTTCTTCGGCCTGGAGTTCGGCCGCAGGGCCAAGGACGGCGGGGTGCCGATCCACGAGTTCCTCGGCATCGACTACAACGCCAACCTCAAGTTCGTGTTCATCTACGTCGTGCTGTTCATCGTCGTGCTGGCGGTGCTGTACATCAAGCACCGCCTGACTCGCATGCCCGTCGGCCGCGCCTGGGAGGCGCTGCGCGAAGACGAGATCGCCTGCCGCTCGATGGGCCTGAACCATGTGCTGGTCAAGCTTTCTGCCTTCACCCTCGGTGCTTCCACCGCAGGCCTGGCCGGGGTGTTCTTCGCCACCTACCAGGGCTTCGTCAACCCGTCGTCGTTCACCTTCTTCGAGTCGGCGCTGATCCTCGCCATCGTCGTGCTCGGCGGCATGGGCTCCACTGTTGGCGTGGTGATCGCGGCGTTCGTCCTGACCGTGGCACCGGAGCTGCTGCGCAGCTTCTCGGAATACCGCGTGTTGCTGTTCGGCGTGCTGATGGTGCTGATGATGATCTGGCGACCGCGTGGGCTGATCCGCATCAGCCGTACCGGTGTGACCCCGCGTAAAGGAGTGGCGCCATGA
- a CDS encoding esterase/lipase family protein, which yields MQQALTTRYPLVLVPGMLGFVRVLLYPYWFGIVPALRKGGAQVFPVQVSPLHSNEVRGEQLLAIIEDICQRTGAAKVNLIGHSQGALNARYAAAKRPDRVASVTSVAGPNHGSELADHLARTAPGDSPQGRMLRAILHGLAVLLVWLETGWRRDPLPVDVHASHHALTSAGVALFNQAYPQGLPETWGGEGAYEVKGVRYYSWSGTLQPGLTDQGRNRFDGSSRFCRLFARSFVREKGHCDGMVGRFSSHLGQVIGDDFPLDHLDIVNQSLGAVGKGAEPLRLFTEHAARLKAAGL from the coding sequence ATGCAGCAGGCGTTGACCACGCGATACCCGTTGGTGCTGGTGCCAGGCATGCTTGGCTTCGTGCGGGTGCTGCTCTATCCGTACTGGTTCGGCATCGTGCCGGCGTTGCGCAAGGGCGGCGCGCAGGTATTCCCGGTGCAGGTCTCGCCGCTGCATTCCAACGAGGTGCGCGGTGAGCAGTTGCTGGCGATCATCGAAGACATCTGCCAGCGCACGGGCGCGGCAAAGGTCAACCTCATCGGCCACAGCCAGGGGGCGCTGAACGCACGCTATGCGGCGGCAAAACGGCCGGATCGGGTCGCCTCGGTCACTTCGGTGGCGGGGCCCAACCATGGGTCGGAACTGGCCGATCACCTGGCACGCACGGCGCCAGGGGACTCACCTCAGGGGCGTATGCTCAGAGCCATCCTGCATGGCCTGGCGGTGCTGCTGGTGTGGCTGGAAACCGGCTGGCGCCGCGACCCGCTGCCGGTCGACGTGCACGCTTCGCACCATGCCCTGACCAGCGCTGGCGTGGCGCTGTTCAACCAGGCTTATCCACAAGGGTTGCCGGAAACCTGGGGCGGGGAGGGCGCGTATGAGGTGAAAGGCGTGCGCTACTACTCCTGGTCCGGCACCTTGCAGCCCGGGTTGACCGATCAGGGGCGCAACCGCTTCGACGGCAGCAGCCGCTTCTGCCGGTTGTTCGCGCGCAGTTTCGTCAGGGAAAAGGGCCATTGCGACGGCATGGTCGGGCGATTCAGCTCGCACCTGGGGCAGGTGATCGGCGATGACTTCCCGCTTGATCACCTGGATATCGTCAACCAGTCGCTGGGCGCCGTGGGCAAGGGCGCCGAGCCGCTGCGGCTGTTCACCGAGCATGCGGCGCGGCTCAAGGCAGCCGGGCTCTAG
- a CDS encoding ABC transporter ATP-binding protein, with translation MTAPILELKELDVFYGPIQALKKVSMHINEGETVSLIGANGAGKSTLLMSIFGQPRAASGHIVYRGTDITRKSSHYIASNGIAQSPEGRRVFPDMTVEENLMMGTIPIGDKYAAEDMQRMFELFPRLKERRNQRAMTMSGGEQQMLAIARALMSRPKLLLLDEPSLGLAPIVVKQIFATLRELAKTGMTIFLVEQNANHALKLSDRAYVMVNGQIRMSGTGQELLVNEEVRNAYLGGH, from the coding sequence ATGACTGCACCCATTCTCGAACTGAAGGAACTGGACGTCTTCTACGGGCCGATCCAGGCGCTGAAAAAGGTTTCGATGCACATCAACGAAGGCGAGACGGTGAGCCTGATCGGTGCCAACGGTGCCGGCAAGTCGACCCTGCTGATGTCGATCTTCGGCCAGCCACGGGCGGCATCCGGGCATATCGTCTACCGTGGCACCGACATCACTCGCAAGTCGTCGCACTATATCGCCTCCAACGGCATCGCCCAGTCGCCGGAGGGGCGTCGGGTGTTCCCCGACATGACCGTCGAGGAGAACCTGATGATGGGGACCATCCCCATCGGCGACAAATATGCCGCTGAAGACATGCAGCGTATGTTCGAGCTGTTTCCGCGCCTGAAGGAGCGGCGCAACCAGCGGGCCATGACCATGTCCGGTGGCGAGCAGCAGATGCTGGCCATTGCCCGTGCGCTGATGAGCCGGCCAAAACTGTTGCTGCTGGACGAGCCCTCGCTTGGGCTGGCGCCGATCGTGGTCAAGCAGATCTTTGCGACCCTGCGCGAACTGGCCAAGACCGGCATGACCATCTTCCTGGTGGAGCAGAACGCCAACCATGCGCTGAAGTTGTCGGACCGGGCTTATGTGATGGTCAACGGGCAGATCCGCATGAGCGGGACGGGGCAGGAGCTGCTGGTCAACGAAGAGGTGAGGAACGCGTACTTGGGCGGGCACTAA
- a CDS encoding AGE family epimerase/isomerase, producing MPNPRPALPELARFNQHFADCIVPLWQGPGWNADMALPYEALDAQHRPLPVQRYRAMACARQLYLFSSRIEQPGAAERAAALFRSLQKHFHDAEHGGWFYSIDADGKPLDRRKDLYTHAFIVFACAHYWGKVGEGLVEATLNAALEVVDEQFARDDGLYEASLGEDWADLGSGPLQNPQMHLAEAFLQVLAVREDEHVQQSLLTLCESLQAHFIDPQHGLMLEKPRGAVDNWFEPGHQFEWFYLLETSPLLRGTALHASIDRAFGYAELCGVNNAAVLAMLDVDGKVLDATQRIWAQAEYLRALVLRPGNEAKLLVQLKAMEQQFLHAGGWYECRDGEGAVSRHDMPSSTPYHLATCLEAMARCD from the coding sequence ATGCCCAACCCCCGCCCCGCACTGCCCGAACTGGCCCGCTTCAACCAGCACTTCGCCGACTGCATCGTGCCGCTGTGGCAAGGCCCGGGCTGGAACGCCGACATGGCCCTGCCCTACGAGGCCCTGGACGCCCAGCACCGCCCGTTGCCGGTGCAGCGCTACCGGGCCATGGCCTGTGCCCGCCAGCTTTACCTGTTCAGCAGCCGCATCGAGCAGCCGGGTGCGGCCGAACGGGCGGCGGCGCTGTTCCGTTCGTTGCAGAAGCACTTCCACGATGCCGAGCATGGCGGCTGGTTCTACAGCATCGACGCCGACGGCAAGCCGCTGGACCGGCGCAAGGACCTCTACACCCACGCCTTCATCGTGTTCGCTTGCGCACATTACTGGGGCAAGGTCGGCGAAGGGCTGGTGGAAGCCACCCTCAATGCCGCCCTGGAAGTGGTCGACGAGCAGTTCGCCCGGGATGATGGCCTGTATGAAGCCAGCCTCGGCGAAGACTGGGCCGACCTCGGCAGCGGCCCACTGCAGAACCCTCAGATGCATCTGGCCGAGGCCTTCCTGCAGGTGCTGGCGGTACGCGAGGACGAGCACGTGCAGCAATCGCTGCTCACGCTTTGCGAATCGTTGCAGGCACACTTCATTGACCCGCAGCATGGGCTGATGCTGGAAAAGCCGCGAGGCGCTGTGGATAACTGGTTCGAGCCGGGGCACCAGTTCGAATGGTTCTACCTGCTGGAAACCTCGCCGCTGCTGCGGGGGACCGCGCTGCATGCATCCATCGACCGGGCATTCGGCTATGCCGAGCTGTGCGGAGTAAACAATGCGGCAGTGCTGGCCATGCTCGATGTGGATGGCAAGGTGCTCGATGCGACCCAGCGGATCTGGGCACAGGCGGAATACCTGCGGGCACTGGTTTTGCGCCCGGGGAATGAGGCGAAGCTACTGGTGCAGCTGAAGGCAATGGAACAGCAGTTCCTGCATGCAGGGGGCTGGTATGAATGCCGCGATGGCGAAGGGGCGGTAAGCCGGCACGACATGCCCTCTTCAACCCCTTATCATTTGGCTACTTGCCTCGAAGCGATGGCGCGTTGCGACTAA
- a CDS encoding DMT family transporter, with product MNYAFPLFAILIWAGNTVVTKMSAGAIYPAEIGFYRWLLAGALFTPFLLPAVWRNRAAIRPHLGKVAVLGVLGMAVYQSLAYFAAGITSATNMGIILSLMPLMSLALSIAWLGQRLSYGALAGAVVSFVGVLEVVSAGQPGILLEHGLNSGDLLMLVATLAYALYSFLLKKWQLRLPPLQLLYLQVLMAILVLLPLFLLSDKTGLNGHNIGLVLYACVLASMIAPLVWMQAVHRLGPSRTTLFFNLLPVVTALIAALVLDEQLASYHLIGGLLTLAGVILAERWTTPVRR from the coding sequence ATGAATTACGCGTTTCCCCTTTTCGCCATCCTCATCTGGGCCGGCAACACCGTGGTCACCAAGATGTCGGCCGGCGCCATCTACCCTGCCGAGATCGGCTTCTACCGCTGGCTGCTGGCCGGCGCACTGTTCACCCCGTTCCTGTTGCCCGCCGTGTGGCGCAATCGCGCGGCCATCCGCCCACACCTGGGCAAGGTGGCCGTCCTCGGCGTGCTCGGCATGGCCGTTTACCAGAGCCTGGCGTACTTCGCCGCCGGCATCACCAGTGCCACCAACATGGGCATCATCCTCTCGCTGATGCCGCTGATGTCGCTGGCCCTGTCCATCGCCTGGCTGGGCCAGCGCCTGAGCTACGGCGCCCTGGCAGGTGCCGTGGTGTCGTTTGTCGGCGTGCTCGAAGTGGTCTCGGCTGGCCAGCCCGGCATCTTGCTGGAACACGGCTTGAACAGCGGCGACCTGCTGATGCTGGTGGCGACCCTGGCCTACGCGCTGTACAGCTTCCTGCTGAAGAAGTGGCAGCTGCGCCTGCCGCCGTTGCAGCTGCTGTACCTGCAAGTACTGATGGCCATCCTGGTGCTGCTGCCGTTGTTCCTGCTCTCGGACAAGACCGGCCTGAACGGCCACAACATCGGCCTGGTGCTTTATGCCTGTGTGCTTGCCTCGATGATCGCCCCGCTGGTGTGGATGCAGGCCGTGCATCGCCTGGGGCCAAGCCGCACCACGCTGTTTTTCAACCTGCTGCCGGTGGTGACCGCGCTGATCGCCGCCCTGGTCCTCGATGAACAGCTGGCCAGCTATCACCTGATCGGTGGCCTGCTGACCTTGGCCGGGGTGATTCTGGCCGAGCGCTGGACCACGCCGGTACGCCGCTAG
- a CDS encoding SDR family oxidoreductase: MTSTVFITGATSGFGEATARRFAEAGWKLVLTGRRKERLDALCAELSAKTEVHGLVLDVRDRKAMEQAIANLPAGFDKLRGLVNNAGLALGVDAAQNCSLDDWETMVDTNIKGLMYTTRLLLPRLIAHGRGASILNVGSVAGNYPYPGSNVYGGTKAFVGQFSLSLRCDLRGTGVRVSNIEPGLCESEFSLVRFGGDQAKYDATYAGAEPIQPQDIAETIFWILNQPAHININSLELMPVSQDWAGFSIDRSAKQ; encoded by the coding sequence ATGACGTCCACCGTATTCATCACTGGCGCGACTTCCGGTTTTGGCGAGGCCACTGCCCGCCGCTTCGCCGAAGCTGGCTGGAAGCTGGTGCTCACCGGTCGTCGCAAGGAGCGCCTGGATGCTCTGTGTGCTGAATTGTCGGCCAAGACCGAAGTTCACGGCCTGGTGCTCGATGTGCGTGACCGCAAGGCCATGGAGCAAGCCATCGCCAACCTGCCGGCCGGTTTCGACAAGCTGCGTGGCCTGGTGAACAACGCGGGTCTGGCGTTGGGCGTGGATGCGGCGCAGAACTGCAGCCTGGACGATTGGGAGACCATGGTCGACACCAACATCAAAGGCCTGATGTACACCACCCGCCTGCTGCTGCCGCGCCTGATCGCCCATGGCCGCGGTGCGTCGATCCTCAACGTAGGTTCGGTGGCGGGCAATTACCCGTACCCCGGCAGCAACGTGTATGGCGGCACCAAGGCCTTCGTTGGCCAGTTTTCGCTGAGCCTGCGCTGCGACCTGCGTGGTACCGGCGTGCGGGTGAGCAACATCGAACCGGGCCTGTGCGAGAGCGAGTTTTCGCTGGTGCGTTTCGGCGGTGACCAGGCCAAGTACGACGCAACCTATGCTGGCGCTGAGCCGATCCAGCCGCAGGACATCGCCGAGACCATCTTCTGGATCCTCAACCAGCCGGCCCATATCAATATCAACAGCCTCGAGCTGATGCCGGTGAGCCAGGACTGGGCAGGTTTCTCGATCGATCGGTCCGCCAAGCAATAA
- a CDS encoding ATP-binding cassette domain-containing protein: MSDEIILSVDNLMMQFGGIKALSDVSLKVKRNQIFALIGPNGAGKTTVFNCLTGFYKASGGRIELNVRGSHTNVIQLLGERFQAADFVSPARFANRLYYKMFGGTHLVNRAGLARTFQNIRLFKEMSVVENLLVAQHMWVNRNLLAGVLNTKAYRKAESDALDHAFYWLEVVDLVDCANRLAGELSYGQQRRLEIARAMCTRPKIICLDEPAAGLNPQETEALSRMIRVLRDEHDITVVLIEHDMGMVMSISDHIVVLDHGNVIAEGAPQEIRHNPTVIAAYLGADEEELV; encoded by the coding sequence ATGAGCGACGAAATCATTCTCTCGGTCGACAACCTGATGATGCAGTTCGGTGGCATCAAGGCGCTCAGCGACGTCAGCCTGAAGGTCAAGCGCAACCAGATCTTTGCCCTGATCGGCCCCAACGGTGCTGGCAAGACCACCGTGTTCAACTGCCTGACCGGCTTCTACAAGGCCAGTGGCGGGCGCATCGAGCTGAACGTGCGCGGCAGCCACACCAATGTCATCCAGCTGCTGGGCGAGCGCTTCCAGGCGGCGGATTTCGTCTCGCCTGCGCGCTTTGCCAACCGTCTGTACTACAAGATGTTCGGCGGTACCCACCTGGTCAACCGCGCTGGCCTGGCGCGGACCTTCCAGAACATTCGCCTGTTCAAGGAAATGTCGGTGGTGGAAAACCTGCTGGTGGCCCAGCACATGTGGGTCAACCGCAACCTGCTGGCCGGGGTGCTCAACACCAAGGCTTACCGCAAGGCTGAGAGTGATGCCCTGGACCACGCGTTCTACTGGCTGGAAGTGGTCGACCTGGTCGACTGCGCCAACCGCCTGGCCGGTGAGCTGTCGTACGGCCAGCAGCGCCGCCTGGAAATCGCCCGGGCCATGTGCACACGGCCGAAGATCATCTGCCTGGACGAGCCGGCCGCCGGCCTCAACCCGCAGGAAACCGAAGCCCTGAGCCGCATGATCCGCGTGCTGCGTGACGAGCACGACATCACCGTGGTGCTGATCGAACACGACATGGGCATGGTCATGAGCATTTCCGACCATATCGTCGTGCTCGACCACGGCAACGTGATCGCAGAAGGCGCGCCACAGGAAATTCGCCACAACCCGACGGTGATCGCCGCCTACCTGGGTGCCGACGAAGAGGAACTGGTATGA
- the osmE gene encoding osmotically-inducible lipoprotein OsmE, whose product MYKQTLAILLASAALAGCSNRPENPADYVTYRDEPLVKQVENGMTMQKVIAIGGSPSNVIDLPHGGTCNDYILNRDGHQQPYYVRFDATGHVDAKGFKTCKQREADSKAALGA is encoded by the coding sequence ATGTACAAGCAGACCCTGGCAATCCTTCTGGCAAGCGCGGCCCTGGCCGGCTGCAGCAACCGCCCGGAAAACCCGGCGGACTACGTCACCTACCGTGACGAGCCGCTGGTCAAGCAGGTGGAAAACGGCATGACCATGCAGAAAGTCATCGCCATCGGCGGCAGCCCGTCGAACGTGATCGACCTGCCGCACGGCGGCACCTGCAACGACTACATCCTCAACCGCGACGGCCACCAGCAGCCGTACTACGTGCGCTTCGATGCCACCGGCCATGTCGATGCCAAGGGCTTCAAGACCTGCAAGCAACGCGAAGCGGACAGCAAAGCCGCCCTCGGCGCGTGA